Within the Flavobacteriales bacterium genome, the region CTGGCCCATTGGAGACCTTCGGCAAGGACGAATACACTCTTTTTGACGAAAGCCCTGTGCTTTATGCCAATGATAAGGAGGTGGTGTTCCTTGGTATAGCTGGCAAGGTAAAAGAACGTGTGACCAAAGTGATAAAATTGACTTTCTGATCTTAGGACTCAGCAAAGGTCAACGTGTCAGATAAGAGATGTCAGAAGTCACATAAGGTTTTCCTGTGATTTCTGACATCTTGATTCTGTCGTTTTACCAACTCGCTTAGTTGCCTAGAAAAGAGTCATTTCCAGACAGACACTGTCACCCTCAACTTGCTTCAGTGTGAATGCTGACATGCATTCGTTAAATGCCCCTCAAGGAAATTGGAACTCAGATGTCGTGCATTTGTAACGCGTACTTACTAGCACTGGAATTTCAGTTTCTGCCTGAGTCATTCCTCATTTTAAATAAGGGTTGCCTAATCTAAGAGGCTTATCCTCACCTTTTTCGTTTTCAAACGGCTGTTGTTAAGCAACTTGATGAGTTCCGTTGCTCTGGCGCTCGGAACAGACACGAAAGCACAATCTTGCTTCAACTCGATCATGCCTAATTCGTCTTTGTTCAGATTTCCCTGCTTAAAGAAAAGCCCTGCAATGTCTCCCTTCGATATCTTATCCTTCCGCCCACCAGAAATGTAGAGCGTTTCCCAGTCTTTGCTCAATGCTTGTTTGTTAGCCGAAAGCTTGATCTCCTCTGCCCCTTTGATGAATACTGGAAGCGTTTCGTTCTCCCATTTAAGCACATAGGCCGTGCCTTCAGCATTCATCCGTGCTGTCCGTCCGTTGCGATGGATAAACTCATCTGGCCGTGGCGGCAATTGGTAATGAACGATAAAATCGAGTGCTGGAATGTCAATTCCTCTCGCAGCCAGATCGGTAGCTATCAGCAGATTGTGCGTACCATTCCTGAACTTGATAAGCGCCCGTTCGCGGTCAATTTGCTCCAGGCCACCATAAAAACAGACATGGTCGATATGGTTCTTATACAAGTGGTCGCTTATCAACTCAATGCTGTCTTTGAGGTTGCAGAAGACAATCCCGTTTTTCGGTCCTATGTGCATGAGCAAACGCACCAAGGTTTCCAGCTTATCCTCCGTAGGCGAAACAACCAGCTTCAATGCTAATTGTAGCTCGGTTTCCTTCAAGAAATTGAGATGCTTGGCATTCTGAATGCCAACAAAGGCAGGAATCTTCACTTTCTGAGTGGCAGAGGTCAGCACCTTTGTTTCAAGATCAGGTAAGGCCTCAATAATCTCCTTCATTTCGTTATCGAAACCGATCTCCAACGACTTATCATACTCATCCAATACCAAGGTGCTGATGTGCTTGACGGCAATGTTCTTTCTACGGAAATGATCGGCCACCCTGCCCGGTGTGCCAATAAGAATAGTTGGTGGATGCTTCAGTTCCAGCTTGTCTTTAGAACCTGACCGACCACCATATACGGCCGTGGTCTTAAAGCCACTACCCATTTCGCGCACCACTTGTTCTATTTGTATGGCAAGCTCTCTTGACGGAACGAGAATGAGCACCTGCACCTGTTCCAATTCCGAATCCAAAGCAGCGATAATAGGCAGCAGGAAGGCAACGGTTTTGCCTGTTCCGGTAGGAGCCAGCAAGACCACTTCAGCATGGCTGCTGATGGCCTTATGCGCCTCAAGTTGCATGGCATTCAATGCCGTTATACCAAGTTTACTGAGAATTGCCTCTTGGTTTTTGTTCTGTTCTGCCATGAGGTCAAAGATTGCGTTTTAGAATTCAGGAACTAGAGCCTGCACTTATAAATGCCACAACCACGCTTCATAATATCTTTCGTCTGTGAACAGTCTTCAATCAACTCTTGGAAGGCCTGTTTCAGGACCAACGCAATGGACGTTGAACCAAGCACCCATTCCATTCTCGGGCGTGCAACCATTATTTCACATTGAACACGATCATTTTGTAAACGTCCTTCAAATAGCTACGCACAGCAAACGCATTATCGTTCAACAGTATGAAGTCATCTGCTTGTATGTCAACGTTTTTGACGCGCAGGTCAAACAATTGCTTTTTGGTGAGCCTACCCTCCTGATCAATTTTAGCATACGATAGAATTCCACCCATACCATCCATGTGCATAGCAGGCACCTGATCTGCTGGCAGGTCTTTGTTCTTATCATTGTCCAGATAGAACAGGTAAACCGAATTATCTCTCACAAAGAGACTGAAAGACATTCCGCCTAAACCTCTGGTGCCGTATTGGGTTTTGGGTATTCTATGCCACCACACGATTTTTCCTTCGGCATCCTTTTTCATCACCACCATATCGTTATACACGTAGTGCGTAATCGTGTAGGTTTCGTAATGTTTAAATCTATATCTGGTATGTTGGGTATCGTAGGTATAGTATTCCTCTCCCGATATAATTAGGCTCCCATCTTCGTTACTGATCACATTACGGATTCGGAGCTTAGACCATTCTGGACGATCTCCTATGCCACTGCCACTGCTGCGTTTATCCCGCATACGCGCTAGCTGTTCCAGCATTTCGCTCGGAAAGTCAGTGTATTCGATATTCTCATTTATAGAGTTTCTACTCGAATCGATATGGGTCAAAAAGAAACCGTCTGACGTTCGCATATCAGGGTCATTAGAAAAGAACCCCTTGCACGAAATAGTTCCTTCCTTGTCTTCTTCAATGTAGATATCGCGGACATACGGCTTGGTCAAGGCAAGCGCGGGCAACACTTCTACCGTACTGCTGCCAGCAGCTATCCTTAGTAGCTCATAATGATAGTTGGGTGAACCATCCTCCTTCTTTTCCTTGCGCGGACCGTCATACACCTTTATCAAATAGAAGGCATTTCCTTTACCATCATGGTCAAAATCGATATTGTCCATTACTTCTTCAGTGTAAGGCATTATCACTTCAGCACCCGCCACTTTATTCATCACGCTATCTAAGATCAGAAACCCGATCCTATCAATATTCTTTTCATCGTTCCTAAATTCAGGATGACCACGATAGGAAATCATCATGTGATTTCCGTCATTCGAAAGGTTCATGTTGTAATCATCTTCCGAGAAAAAATTATAATACCGTCTACTGAAATAGGACTCAGGCGAAATCTTACCGCATTCGTTTACCAAAACGGCCTGCCCTTCAAACGAGTCTGCAGATAGGCTCATCGCCTGAGCATACAGCAATTCTTTTTTGTTTTTCTTATCCCAAGATGAATAGAACCAGAAATAGCGAGATCCTAAGCTATAGAAACCCTCACTGCTCATTTTTTTAGGCAAGCCAGAAATAGCTACTTTTTTCTCTTCCTTCACGCTCAGGTCTTCACCAAGCACCTGAAAAGCCAAGTATTCTTCAGTACGAATACTCATCTGAACAATAGCTCTATCAAACGATCTGATGTAACCGAAATTTCGATATCCCTGTGGAATCCTATAGTCAGGACCCCATGTTATCTCAAAATCACCATCATCTTCGGCAATCGAATCATTCTGAGAGAATGCCGGTATGGCATATGTACTCACCAGCAGCATTGAAGCAAGGAATCTTAACATCATTTTTACAGATTACGCTTTCAAAACTAACACTAATTGATTGTTATGAAGGCTTTTTGTTCCGATTAACCGTGTCCGTCAATTCTAAAGACCTAAAATCACCTTCTAAAAGCCCCGAACGCTTATCTGTACTCCTTGAATTTACTTCTACTACCTAAAACTCACTTCTAACAGACTTAAGCAAATGAAAATCCTAACTGATCGAACCAAGAAGCAAAACCTGTACAAAATAGATACCGTGTGCGAATTCAATGCTCACTCCGTAAAACAGAACTCTCCAGGAATAACACCAACTTCGAATGTATCAACAGCCGCGCCATTTGCTTGGTAGCTATAAACATGACCGTTGGAATTGAAATCGCCCGCGTCAGACACATAGATCATATCCGTTTCTGGGTCGGCACTTACTTTGTAAGCCGCTGCATTGATGAAGGAAACAGTTGGTAACGTGGTATGCGTGATCTCCATTTTATACACGCCTCCATTCGTCCAATACAGAGCTGTACCAGCAGCATTTGTTCTAAGGCTTGAAGGAAATTCACCAGTTGCAAAGCTTAAAGTAAGTTCAATGTGCATGTTCACTGGGTCGATACAAACTAATCGCGCGTCTTCCGTTCCCCAACCACCGTTTGTCAGAATCCAAACCTTTCCGTTGGCGTCCATGGCCAAATTGGTTGGTCCAACGCCCACATTCACGCTATCCATTACCGCATTGTTCAA harbors:
- a CDS encoding DEAD/DEAH box helicase encodes the protein MAEQNKNQEAILSKLGITALNAMQLEAHKAISSHAEVVLLAPTGTGKTVAFLLPIIAALDSELEQVQVLILVPSRELAIQIEQVVREMGSGFKTTAVYGGRSGSKDKLELKHPPTILIGTPGRVADHFRRKNIAVKHISTLVLDEYDKSLEIGFDNEMKEIIEALPDLETKVLTSATQKVKIPAFVGIQNAKHLNFLKETELQLALKLVVSPTEDKLETLVRLLMHIGPKNGIVFCNLKDSIELISDHLYKNHIDHVCFYGGLEQIDRERALIKFRNGTHNLLIATDLAARGIDIPALDFIVHYQLPPRPDEFIHRNGRTARMNAEGTAYVLKWENETLPVFIKGAEEIKLSANKQALSKDWETLYISGGRKDKISKGDIAGLFFKQGNLNKDELGMIELKQDCAFVSVPSARATELIKLLNNSRLKTKKVRISLLD